The following coding sequences are from one Triticum dicoccoides isolate Atlit2015 ecotype Zavitan chromosome 4A, WEW_v2.0, whole genome shotgun sequence window:
- the LOC119285260 gene encoding pentatricopeptide repeat-containing protein At5g59600-like has protein sequence MRGAETSSWMKQLASSSRQGRHGHALHLFFTRLSLQASIAGTVDPYPASVPTALRACAHLADAASGRLIHALVLTRPALASDKVVATALLDMYAKCGLIPSARKVFDEMPARDLVVWNALLAGYARHGLPEHALALAVKMRGLGLSPDLVTWNAAVSGFAMAGDGRMASDLVGAMQEDGFQPDVVTWTTLVSGSVLNFQYGRARTLFREMVAGGARVLPSSATLSSILPAFAGVGDTKHGKEVHGYAVVTGVEQELTVSSALVDMYAKSGLVHEACRLFDKMAERSTVTWNSMIFGLANSGHCREAVSLFDRMLGEEATPDHLTFTAVLTACSYGGMVEAGKALYQRMRDERGIVPRLEHYACMVHLLGRAGRLVEAHDFIRAMPVEPDCFVWGALLGACRSHGNVELAELAASRVRTVEPENAASYVLLSGALADAGKQNDVLKIKRLVKRRRLKKLDGCSWLETS, from the coding sequence ATGCGCGGAGCCGAAACTAGCTCATGGATGAAGCAGCTCGCCAGCTCTTCCCGGCAAGGTCGCCACGGCCACGCGCTCCATCTCTTTTTCACCCGCCTGAGCCTCCAGGCCAGCATCGCCGGCACGGTGGACCCCTACCCTGCTTCCGTGCCGACCGCCCTCCGCGCCTGCGCGCACCTCGCCGACGCTGCCTCCGGCCGCCTCATCCACGCGCTCGTGCTCACGCGCCCCGCCCTCGCCTCGGACAAAGTCGTCGCGACCGCGCTGCTCGACATGTACGCCAAGTGCGGCCTCATTCCaagcgcccgcaaggtgttcgatgaaatgccggcGAGAGACCTCGTCGTCTGGAACGCGCTGCTCGCCGGCTACGCGCGGCACGGGCTTCCAGAGCACGCGCTGGCGCTGGCTGTCAAGATGCGGGGCCTCGGCCTGAGCCCCGATCTGGTCACCTGGAATGCTGCCGTGTCGGGCTTTGCCATGGCCGGCGATGGCAGAATGGCCAGCGATCTGGTCGGCGCCATGCAAGAGGACGGGTTCCAGCCAGATGTGGTGACATGGACGACGCTCGTCTCTGGCTCGGTGCTGAACTTCCAGTACGGCAGAGCGCGAACCCTGTTCCGGGAAATGGTGGCCGGTGGCGCCCGTGTCCTGCCAAGCTCGGCCACGCTTagtagcatcttgccagcatttgcCGGAGTCGGTGACACAAAGCATGGGAAGGAGGTCCACGGCTACGCTGTCGTGACCGGTGTCGAGCAGGAGCTCACGGTGAGCAGCGCGCTCGTCGACATGTACGCCAAGTCCGGGCTTGTGCACGAAGCGTGCCGCTTGTTCGACAAAATGGCAGAAAGGAGCACCGTGACATGGAATTCCATGATCTTCGGGCTGGCGAATTCCGGCCACTGCCGGGAAGCAGTCAGCCTCTTCGACCGGATGCTGGGCGAAGAAGCGACGCCGGACCACCTGACGTTCACCGCCGTTCTGACGGCTTGCAGCTACGGTGGCATGGTCGAGGCCGGGAAGGCATTGTACCAGCGCATGCGAGATGAGCGCGGCATCGTGCCGAGGCTGGAGCACTACGCCTGCATGGTGCATTTGCTGGGCCGAGCCGGGAGGCTCGTCGAGGCGCACGATTTCATCAGGGCGATGCCCGTGGAGCCCGACTGCTTCGTCTGGGGGGCGCTGCTCGGTGCCTGCCGGAGTCACGGGAACGTCGAGCTCGCGGAGCTGGCGGCGTCCCGCGTGCGCACCGTCGAGCCAGAAAACGCTGCGAGCTACGTGCTGCTCTCGGGCGCGCTGGCAGATGCTGGCAAGCAGAACGACGTTCTCAAGATCAAAAGGTTGGTGAAGAGACGGCGGCTGAAGAAGCTTGACGGTTGCAGCTGGCTAGAGACGTCCTAG